In a single window of the Drosophila miranda strain MSH22 chromosome XL, D.miranda_PacBio2.1, whole genome shotgun sequence genome:
- the LOC108164580 gene encoding molybdenum cofactor sulfurase isoform X1: MVLVVAPTNSPVPNMSSYQSEYNADEQAAIDKEFTRLANNKSIYLDHAGTTLYAESQVTAAAEQLQRDVICNPHTCRVTGDYVDQVRFKVLEFFNTKEDEYHVIFTANATAALSLVAENFDFGRQGNFHYCQENHTSVLGMRERVQARAMYMLKEEEITGMGSVPSAANGANGANGSPPGDNSLVTFSAQCNFSGYKIPLAAIAGIQKQGLAHGLGKRVSGEAAQTTDKNNYYVCLDAASFVATNPLDLQRYRPDYVCISFYKIFGYPTGVGALLVSRRGAEAFRKKRNFFGGGTINYAYPHAMDHQLREVFHQRYEDGTLPFLSIVGLLEGFRTLERLVPKGSDVATMERISRHVHGLAQYLEKQLRQLKYPNGQPLIELYNRVGYEDRHRQGGIVAFNVRTDAGPFVGFGEIACVAALQGILLRTGCFCNIGACQRYLGLDETMMDAIYKRAGRICGDYYDLIDGQPTGAVRVSFGYMTRRQDVEELLKMLHLSYLATKPQQRLQLIEEQAGQLPKALKERAQRLRPQLLQLAIYPVKSCAAFKIEEGGGGAGAGGTWPLTAQGLQYDREWMIVDMNGMAVTQKRCSELCLIRPLIRDDQLVLHFGDSPAGVSLPLSLADQAENSSRCRSKVCRQPVEGLDCGDEVALWLSQHLGLEGLRLLRQSSQRSTSNGVRQQQKLSLVNQAQFLLVNRSSVRSLQFEESLDETVDRFRANIIIDTGSAFEELSYKQLTIGQVQFQVEGPCQRCDMICINQRTGERSPETLTTISRLQSGKMRFGIYISRISTANSKEQQHLTCGDVVVVN, encoded by the exons ATGGTGTTAGTTGTCGCGCCAACAAACAGTCCAGTCCCGAACATGTCGTCATATCAATCAGAATACAACGCCGACGAGCAGGCGGCCATCGACAAAGAATTTACTAGACTTGCCA ACAACAAGAGCATTTATCTGGATCATGCGGGCACCACCTTGTACGCGGAGAGTCAAGTGACGGccgccgcagagcagctgcaACGCGATGTGATCTGCAATCCGCACACGTGCCGCGTCACCGGCGACTATGTGGATCAGGTGCGCTTCAA AGTTCTGGAGTTCTTCAACACGAAAGAGGATGAGTATCATGTGATATTTACGGCCAATGCAACGGCCGCCTTGTCTCTGGTGGCGGAGAATTTCGACTTTGGCCGGCAGGGGAACTTCCACTATTGCCAGGAGAACCACACCTCAGTGCTGGGCATGCGCGAGAGGGTGCAGGCCAGAGCCATGTACATGCTCAAGGAGGAGGAGATCACTGGCATGGGATCGGTGCCATCAGCAGCCAATGGAGCTAATGGAGCTAATGGCTCTCCTCCTGGTGACAACTCCCTGGTGACCTTCTCGGCCCAGTGCAATTTCAGTGGCTACAAGATCCCCCTCGCGGCCATCGCTGGCATACAGAAACAGGGTCTGGCCCACGGTCTGGGCAAAAGGGTTTCGGGAGAAGCCGCACAGACAACAGACAAAAACAACTACTATGTGTGCCTGGATGCCGCCTCCTTTGTGGCCACCAATCCCTTGGATCTGCAGCGCTATCGTCCCGACTATGTGTGCATTAGCTTCTACAAGATCTTTGGGTATCCCACGGGAGTGGGCGCCCTGCTGGTGAGCCGTCGCGGTGCCGAGGCCTTTCGCAAGAAGCGTAACTTCTTTGGCGGCGGCACCATCAACTACGCCTATCCCCATGCCATGGACCATCAGCTGCGTGAGGTCTTCCACCAGCGGTACGAGGACGGTACACTGCCCTTCCTCTCGATTGTGGGACTCCTCGAGGGCTTTCGCACACTGGAACGCCTGGTGCCGAAAGGGAGTGACGTGGCCACTATGGAGCGTATATCGCGGCATGTCCATGGCCTGGCCCAGTACCTAGAAAAGCAGCTTCGCCAGCTGAAGTATCCCAATGGCCAGCCTCTGATCGAGCTGTATAACAGGGTGGGGTATGAGGACCGCCACCGCCAGGGCGGCATTGTGGCCTTCAATGTACGCACAGACGCTGGTCCCTTTGTGGGCTTCGGTGAGATCGCCTGCGTCGCGGCCCTGCAGGGTATCCTCCTGCGCACCGGCTGCTTCTGCAACATCGGTGCCTGTCAGCGTTACCTCGGGCTGGATGAGACCATGATGGATGCCATTTACAAGCGAGCCGGCCGCATTTGTGGCGACTACTATGATTTGATCGATGGCCAACCCACGGGCGCCGTACGCGTCTCCTTTGGCTACATGACCCGGCGCCAAGATGTGGAGGAGCTGCTCAAAATGCTGCACCTCAGCTACCTGGCCACCAAGCCACAGCAGCGGCTGCAGCTCATCGAGGAACAGGCGGGCCAGCTACCCAAGGCCCTAAAGGAGCGGGCCCAGCGCCTGCGGCCGCAGCTCCTACAGCTGGCCATTTATCCGGTCAAGTCGTGTGCAGCGTTCAAGATCGAGGAGGGTGGCGGTGGCGCTGGAGCTGGCGGCACCTGGCCACTGACGGCACAGGGCCTGCAGTATGACAGGGAGTGGATGATTGTGGACATGAATGGCATGGCCGTCACCCAGAAGCGCTGCTCCGAACTCTGCCTGATCAGACCCCTCATACGGGATGACCAATTGGTGCTGCACTTTGGCGACTCGCCCGCCGGTGTCTCGCTGCCGCTCTCTCTGGCGGACCAAGCTGAGAATTCTTCGCGATGCCGCAGCAAAGTGTGCCGCCAGCCGGTCGAAGGTCTGGACTGCGGCGATGAGGTGGCACTGTGGCTGAGCCAGCATCTCGGACTGGAGGGGCTCCGTTTGCTGCGTCAATCCTCGCAGAGGAGCACCTCCAACGGCgtgcggcagcagcagaagctcAGTCTGGTCAACCAGGCGCAGTTCCTGCTGGTCAATCGCTCCTCTGTTCGTTCCCTGCAGTTCGAAGAGTCTCTGGACGAGACCGTGGATCGTTTTCGGGCCAACATCATCATCGACACGGGCTCGGCCTTCGAGGAGCTGTCCTACAAACAGCTGACCATCGGTCAGGTGCAGTTCCAAGTGGAGGGGCCCTGCCAACGTTGCGACATGATCTGCATTAACCAGCGCACGGGCGAACGCTCGCCGGAGACACTCACCACCATCTCCCGTCTGCAGAGCGGCAAGATGCGTTTCGGTATCTACATCTCAAGGATCTCCACAGCAAACAGCAAGGAGCAACAGCATCTCACCTGCGGAGATGTCGTTGTGGTCAACTAA
- the LOC108164580 gene encoding molybdenum cofactor sulfurase isoform X2, with amino-acid sequence MPAIGKFRKTRLPNDLRPIAKYNKSIYLDHAGTTLYAESQVTAAAEQLQRDVICNPHTCRVTGDYVDQVRFKVLEFFNTKEDEYHVIFTANATAALSLVAENFDFGRQGNFHYCQENHTSVLGMRERVQARAMYMLKEEEITGMGSVPSAANGANGANGSPPGDNSLVTFSAQCNFSGYKIPLAAIAGIQKQGLAHGLGKRVSGEAAQTTDKNNYYVCLDAASFVATNPLDLQRYRPDYVCISFYKIFGYPTGVGALLVSRRGAEAFRKKRNFFGGGTINYAYPHAMDHQLREVFHQRYEDGTLPFLSIVGLLEGFRTLERLVPKGSDVATMERISRHVHGLAQYLEKQLRQLKYPNGQPLIELYNRVGYEDRHRQGGIVAFNVRTDAGPFVGFGEIACVAALQGILLRTGCFCNIGACQRYLGLDETMMDAIYKRAGRICGDYYDLIDGQPTGAVRVSFGYMTRRQDVEELLKMLHLSYLATKPQQRLQLIEEQAGQLPKALKERAQRLRPQLLQLAIYPVKSCAAFKIEEGGGGAGAGGTWPLTAQGLQYDREWMIVDMNGMAVTQKRCSELCLIRPLIRDDQLVLHFGDSPAGVSLPLSLADQAENSSRCRSKVCRQPVEGLDCGDEVALWLSQHLGLEGLRLLRQSSQRSTSNGVRQQQKLSLVNQAQFLLVNRSSVRSLQFEESLDETVDRFRANIIIDTGSAFEELSYKQLTIGQVQFQVEGPCQRCDMICINQRTGERSPETLTTISRLQSGKMRFGIYISRISTANSKEQQHLTCGDVVVVN; translated from the exons ATGCCTGCAATAGGAAAATTCAGAAAAACTAGGCTTCCCAATGACTTGAGGCCCATAGCCAAAT ACAACAAGAGCATTTATCTGGATCATGCGGGCACCACCTTGTACGCGGAGAGTCAAGTGACGGccgccgcagagcagctgcaACGCGATGTGATCTGCAATCCGCACACGTGCCGCGTCACCGGCGACTATGTGGATCAGGTGCGCTTCAA AGTTCTGGAGTTCTTCAACACGAAAGAGGATGAGTATCATGTGATATTTACGGCCAATGCAACGGCCGCCTTGTCTCTGGTGGCGGAGAATTTCGACTTTGGCCGGCAGGGGAACTTCCACTATTGCCAGGAGAACCACACCTCAGTGCTGGGCATGCGCGAGAGGGTGCAGGCCAGAGCCATGTACATGCTCAAGGAGGAGGAGATCACTGGCATGGGATCGGTGCCATCAGCAGCCAATGGAGCTAATGGAGCTAATGGCTCTCCTCCTGGTGACAACTCCCTGGTGACCTTCTCGGCCCAGTGCAATTTCAGTGGCTACAAGATCCCCCTCGCGGCCATCGCTGGCATACAGAAACAGGGTCTGGCCCACGGTCTGGGCAAAAGGGTTTCGGGAGAAGCCGCACAGACAACAGACAAAAACAACTACTATGTGTGCCTGGATGCCGCCTCCTTTGTGGCCACCAATCCCTTGGATCTGCAGCGCTATCGTCCCGACTATGTGTGCATTAGCTTCTACAAGATCTTTGGGTATCCCACGGGAGTGGGCGCCCTGCTGGTGAGCCGTCGCGGTGCCGAGGCCTTTCGCAAGAAGCGTAACTTCTTTGGCGGCGGCACCATCAACTACGCCTATCCCCATGCCATGGACCATCAGCTGCGTGAGGTCTTCCACCAGCGGTACGAGGACGGTACACTGCCCTTCCTCTCGATTGTGGGACTCCTCGAGGGCTTTCGCACACTGGAACGCCTGGTGCCGAAAGGGAGTGACGTGGCCACTATGGAGCGTATATCGCGGCATGTCCATGGCCTGGCCCAGTACCTAGAAAAGCAGCTTCGCCAGCTGAAGTATCCCAATGGCCAGCCTCTGATCGAGCTGTATAACAGGGTGGGGTATGAGGACCGCCACCGCCAGGGCGGCATTGTGGCCTTCAATGTACGCACAGACGCTGGTCCCTTTGTGGGCTTCGGTGAGATCGCCTGCGTCGCGGCCCTGCAGGGTATCCTCCTGCGCACCGGCTGCTTCTGCAACATCGGTGCCTGTCAGCGTTACCTCGGGCTGGATGAGACCATGATGGATGCCATTTACAAGCGAGCCGGCCGCATTTGTGGCGACTACTATGATTTGATCGATGGCCAACCCACGGGCGCCGTACGCGTCTCCTTTGGCTACATGACCCGGCGCCAAGATGTGGAGGAGCTGCTCAAAATGCTGCACCTCAGCTACCTGGCCACCAAGCCACAGCAGCGGCTGCAGCTCATCGAGGAACAGGCGGGCCAGCTACCCAAGGCCCTAAAGGAGCGGGCCCAGCGCCTGCGGCCGCAGCTCCTACAGCTGGCCATTTATCCGGTCAAGTCGTGTGCAGCGTTCAAGATCGAGGAGGGTGGCGGTGGCGCTGGAGCTGGCGGCACCTGGCCACTGACGGCACAGGGCCTGCAGTATGACAGGGAGTGGATGATTGTGGACATGAATGGCATGGCCGTCACCCAGAAGCGCTGCTCCGAACTCTGCCTGATCAGACCCCTCATACGGGATGACCAATTGGTGCTGCACTTTGGCGACTCGCCCGCCGGTGTCTCGCTGCCGCTCTCTCTGGCGGACCAAGCTGAGAATTCTTCGCGATGCCGCAGCAAAGTGTGCCGCCAGCCGGTCGAAGGTCTGGACTGCGGCGATGAGGTGGCACTGTGGCTGAGCCAGCATCTCGGACTGGAGGGGCTCCGTTTGCTGCGTCAATCCTCGCAGAGGAGCACCTCCAACGGCgtgcggcagcagcagaagctcAGTCTGGTCAACCAGGCGCAGTTCCTGCTGGTCAATCGCTCCTCTGTTCGTTCCCTGCAGTTCGAAGAGTCTCTGGACGAGACCGTGGATCGTTTTCGGGCCAACATCATCATCGACACGGGCTCGGCCTTCGAGGAGCTGTCCTACAAACAGCTGACCATCGGTCAGGTGCAGTTCCAAGTGGAGGGGCCCTGCCAACGTTGCGACATGATCTGCATTAACCAGCGCACGGGCGAACGCTCGCCGGAGACACTCACCACCATCTCCCGTCTGCAGAGCGGCAAGATGCGTTTCGGTATCTACATCTCAAGGATCTCCACAGCAAACAGCAAGGAGCAACAGCATCTCACCTGCGGAGATGTCGTTGTGGTCAACTAA
- the LOC108156967 gene encoding cactin, producing the protein MPREETKSRRRSRDRRSRSPEHKSSRDRHREKDREQERERNRDTTHDKDRQERERRREKDSGHSERSSHKSSKKRRSLTPPTQSKSPLAMSSVKLLQSLEARRLRDQEERQARKEELKAQETPEEKRARRLQEKQAKEHRRRERMGWDNEYQTYSNEDNPFGDSNLTSTFHWGKKLQVEGLSNLSTKTVEVLSLQKQMENRRELEKVKKRRQERELERQVRDDDAMQQQRAKEAVQFREWQRQEDQFHLEQARLRSEIRIRDGRAKPIDLLAQYVAAGNAPLEESLEMQMHEPYMLLHGLPMEELEDLLVDIKVYEELEQGKHIDFWNDMVTIVQDELQKQQKLHSDASALNQRRDGIHQSVVKDVADIFRGKNAKQLEEMRERIEAKINSRADGVDISYWESLLSQLKAHMARARLRDRHQALLREKLLLLKRENEDELTAGVGEDQSSAVKEESRQQAPETEEEAAAAPAAEEAAAAAEEQRSLSAGEDEDDDDEDDRPLRELLNAARLYQAGNYSPPYIREDDFTGRRIQAGDRDDNDDGAMYEESDDESRIHRQRMLIVCPERVDASSSGKQQQQLSAQEQRMRNEARQGMQGDEAEFSVETTLDAVPQLATDKYRPRKPRYFNRVHTGFEWNKYNQTHYDMDNPPPKIVQGYKFNIFYPDLMDKSQTPQYFLTPCADNGDFAVLRFHTGPPYEDIAFKIVNREWEFSYKRGFRCQFHNNIFQLWFHFKRYRYRR; encoded by the coding sequence ATGCCCAGAGAAGAGACCAAATCCCGGCGACGGAGTCGGGATAGAAGGAGCAGGAGTCCCGAGCACAAAAGCAGTCGGGACAGGCATCGTGAGAAGGATAGAGAGCAGGAACGTGAACGCAACCGCGACACAACGCACGACAAAGACAGGCAGGAGCGTGAGCGGCGTCGGGAGAAGGATAGTGGCCACAGTGAGAGAAGCAGCCACAAGAGCAGCAAAAAGCGTCGCTCCTTAACGCCACCAACCCAATCGAAATCGCCATTGGCCATGAGTTCCGTGAAGCTGCTGCAATCGCTCGAGGCGCGTCGCCTGCGCGATCAGGAAGAGCGCCAGGCCCGCAAGGAGGAGCTGAAGGCCCAGGAGACACCCGAAGAGAAGCGCGCACGCCGTCTGCAGGAGAAGCAGGCCAAAGAGCATCGTCGCCGCGAGCGCATGGGTTGGGACAACGAGTACCAGACGTACTCCAACGAGGACAATCCCTTCGGGGACTCCAACCTAACCTCGACCTTCCACTGGGGCAAGAAGCTGCAGGTGGAGGGTCTCTCGAATCTATCCACCAAAACGGTGGAGGTACTATCGCTGCAAAAGCAAATGGAGAACCGCCGGGAGCTGGAaaaggtgaagaagcgccggCAGGAGCGTGAGCTGGAGCGGCAGGTGCGCGATGACGATGctatgcagcagcagcgggccAAGGAGGCGGTCCAGTTCCGCGAGTGGCAGCGCCAGGAGGATCAGTTCCATCTGGAGCAGGCGCGCCTACGCAGCGAGATACGGATCCGTGACGGACGGGCGAAACCCATCGATCTGCTGGCCCAGTATGTGGCCGCTGGCAACGCCCCGCTCGAGGAGTCGCTCGAGATGCAAATGCACGAGCCGTATATGCTGCTCCACGGCCTGCCcatggaggagctggaggatcTGCTGGTGGACATCAAGGTGTACGAGGAGCTGGAGCAGGGCAAGCATATCGATTTCTGGAACGACATGGTCACCATTGTCCAGGACGAGCTGCAGAAGCAGCAAAAGCTCCACTCGGACGCCAGTGCGCTCAACCAGCGACGCGACGGCATCCATCAGAGTGTCGTCAAGGACGTGGCGGACATCTTTCGCGGCAAGAACGCCAAGCAGCTGGAGGAGATGCGTGAGCGCATCGAGGCCAAGATCAACAGCCGCGCCGACGGCGTCGACATCAGCTATTGGGAGAGCCTGCTCTCCCAGCTAAAGGCGCACATGGCTCGGGCCCGTCTCCGGGATCGGCATCAGGCCCTGTTGCGCGAGAAACTGCTGCTCCTCAAGCGGGAGAATGAGGACGAACTGACGGCTGGTGTCGGCGAGGATCAATCCTCTGCAGTAAAGGAGGAGTCAAGGCAGCAGGCCCCCGAGACGGAGGAAGAAGCTGCCGCCGCACCAGCGGCAGAGGAggcggcggctgctgccgaGGAGCAGCGATCGCTCTCCGCTGGAGAAGATGAGGACGATGACGACGAAGACGATAGACCGCTGAGGGAGTTGCTCAATGCCGCCCGCCTCTACCAGGCCGGCAACTACAGTCCGCCGTACATCAGGGAGGATGACTTTACCGGCCGTCGGATACAGGCCGGCGACCGAGACGACAATGACGATGGCGCCATGTACGAGGAGAGCGACGATGAGAGCCGGATCCATCGACAGCGTATGCTAATCGTCTGTCCCGAGCGCGTGGATGCATCGTCCTCgggcaagcagcagcagcagctgtccGCGCAGGAGCAGCGCATGCGGAACGAGGCCCGCCAGGGGATGCAGGGCGACGAGGCCGAGTTCAGCGTGGAGACCACCCTGGATGCCGTGCCCCAGCTGGCGACGGACAAGTATCGGCCGCGCAAGCCGCGCTACTTTAATCGCGTCCACACGGGCTTCGAGTGGAACAAGTACAACCAGACGCACTACGACATGGACAATCCGCCGCCGAAGATCGTCCAGGGCTACAAATTCAACATCTTCTATCCGGACCTGATGGACAAGTCACAGACGCCGCAGTACTTCCTCACACCCTGTGCGGACAATGGGGACTTTGCGGTGCTGCGCTTCCACACGGGACCGCCGTACGAGGATATTGCGTTCAAGATCGTCAATCGGGAGTGGGAGTTTAGCTACAAGCGGGGATTCCGCTGCCAGTTCCACAACAACATCTTCCAGCTGTGGTTCCACTTCAAGCGCTATCGCTACCGTCGCTGA
- the LOC108156981 gene encoding migration and invasion enhancer 1 produces the protein MVTVDVEYCGVCNFKLQCHLLRQFLLEAAGPGVEVNCRQGRRGSFEVTIDKQLVHSKLATLAFPDHQSVLQQVRRAESGAPVEAVQAAPIKDCSLM, from the exons ATGGTGACCGTGGATGTGGAGTACTG CGGCGTGTGCAACTTCAAGCTGCAGTGCCATCTGCTGCGCCAATTCCTCTTGGAGGCGGCCGGCCCCGGTGTGGAGGTCAACTGTCGTCAGGGCAGACGCGGCTCCTTTGAGGTGACGATCGACAAGCAGCTGGTGCACTCGAAGCTGGCCACCCTGGCCTTTCCCGACCACCAGAGCGTGCTCCAGCAGGTGCGTCGGGCGGAGAGCGGTGCGCCCGTGGAGGCGGTCCAGGCGGCTCCCATCAAAGATTGTAGTCTAATGTGA